Proteins from one Anaerobranca californiensis DSM 14826 genomic window:
- the lysS gene encoding lysine--tRNA ligase — protein sequence MEHMELNELQKIRREKLEKLYEQGIEPYGDKYEPTHKTSEILEGFENLEGQEVKIAGRVMAKRGHGKAGFLNIKDFNGQIQVYGRKDVLGENNYQLFESLDVGDIIGVQGIVFKTQKGEISVKANNLTILAKSLQPLPEKWHGLKDVELRYRQRYVDLIINEDVMDTFIKRSKILRSIRNYLENLGFYEVETPMMHPVVGGASARPFITHHNTLDMDLYLRIAPELYLKRLIVGGFEKVFEINRNFRNEGISTKHNPEFTMLELYQAYADYKDMMEITENMVAHVAKEVLGTTLIEYQGEKIDLSPPWRRATMTDLVKEYTGIDFLSLNDEEALKIAEQKGLDIKDGNWTWGKIVNWFFEEYVESKLIQPIFVIGHPKDISPLAKAQKEEPRLTYRFEGFVYARELCNAFSELNDPIDQRERFENQVKEREAGNDEAHMMDEDFITALEYGMPPTGGLGIGIDRLVMLLTNSSSIRDVLLFPTLKRRD from the coding sequence ATGGAACATATGGAATTAAATGAGTTACAAAAAATTAGAAGGGAAAAATTAGAAAAACTATATGAACAAGGAATTGAACCCTATGGTGATAAATATGAACCTACTCATAAGACCAGCGAGATCTTAGAAGGTTTTGAAAATTTAGAAGGTCAAGAAGTTAAAATAGCTGGTCGAGTTATGGCTAAAAGGGGTCATGGCAAAGCAGGATTTTTAAACATTAAAGATTTTAATGGTCAAATCCAAGTATACGGAAGAAAAGATGTCCTTGGAGAGAATAACTATCAATTGTTTGAAAGTCTAGATGTTGGAGATATTATTGGGGTACAAGGTATTGTTTTTAAAACCCAAAAGGGAGAAATTTCAGTTAAAGCAAATAACCTAACTATCCTTGCTAAATCTTTACAACCATTACCAGAAAAATGGCATGGGTTGAAAGATGTTGAACTTAGATATCGTCAGAGATATGTTGATTTAATCATCAATGAAGATGTTATGGATACTTTTATTAAGAGAAGTAAAATTTTGCGTTCAATAAGAAACTATCTTGAAAATTTAGGTTTTTATGAAGTAGAAACACCTATGATGCATCCTGTGGTAGGAGGAGCTTCTGCTAGACCTTTTATTACCCATCATAATACTTTGGATATGGATTTATACTTAAGGATAGCACCTGAATTATATTTAAAGCGTTTAATAGTTGGTGGGTTTGAAAAGGTCTTTGAAATAAATAGAAACTTTAGAAATGAAGGGATATCTACTAAACATAATCCGGAATTTACCATGCTAGAACTTTATCAAGCATATGCAGATTATAAAGATATGATGGAAATTACTGAAAACATGGTGGCACATGTTGCAAAGGAAGTTCTCGGTACTACTTTAATAGAGTATCAAGGGGAGAAAATAGATCTTTCTCCACCATGGCGAAGGGCTACTATGACTGACTTGGTGAAAGAATATACAGGGATAGACTTTTTATCTTTAAATGATGAAGAGGCACTTAAAATAGCAGAACAAAAAGGTTTAGATATAAAAGACGGTAATTGGACATGGGGTAAAATTGTCAATTGGTTTTTTGAAGAATATGTTGAAAGTAAGTTGATTCAACCAATTTTCGTCATTGGTCATCCTAAAGATATCTCTCCTTTAGCTAAAGCTCAAAAAGAAGAACCTAGATTAACTTATAGATTTGAAGGTTTTGTATACGCAAGGGAATTATGTAATGCTTTTTCCGAGTTAAATGATCCCATTGATCAAAGGGAAAGGTTTGAAAATCAAGTAAAAGAAAGGGAGGCAGGGAATGACGAAGCCCATATGATGGATGAAGACTTTATCACAGCCCTGGAATATGGAATGCCTCCTACAGGGGGACTAGGGATAGGTATAGATAGACTAGTAATGCTCCTTACTAATAGTAGTTCAATTAGGGATGTATTATTATTCCCCACATTAAAGAGAAGAGATTAG
- a CDS encoding polysaccharide biosynthesis protein produces MDNKFAFIVHPIDLSDMYRKFPFLNKMPTIFTENLVKVLPAIKVSNIVGVESNYNKTEGYFVGCTLTSEQIVKLPQTFVYKKIIKAGKLAEKLGAKIVGLGAMTSVVGDAGITIAKNLNIPVTTGNSYTVASALEGTEKAANIMGHDFKNCEVTVVGATGSIGSLISRVLASKVKNLNLVGRNEEKLELLAGRIYDETKNNVKIYCDLHKCIKKSDVIVSVSAAVDQIIQPEFLKPGAVICDVARPRDVSKQVQEKRKDVLVIEGGLIEVPGDVNFNFNFGFPPKTAYACMAETMILALEEKFESFTLGRDLTYEQLEEITGLAKKHGFKLAGFRSFERAVTDEQIEQIKENAKINLLNNQKKLQEFDKRL; encoded by the coding sequence GTAAAAGTTTTACCAGCTATTAAAGTATCTAATATTGTAGGTGTAGAATCAAATTATAATAAGACGGAAGGTTATTTTGTCGGCTGTACTTTAACCAGTGAACAAATTGTAAAATTGCCCCAAACCTTTGTTTACAAAAAAATTATTAAAGCTGGGAAATTAGCAGAAAAATTAGGTGCTAAAATAGTAGGGTTAGGGGCAATGACTTCAGTTGTTGGAGATGCTGGGATAACAATAGCAAAAAACTTGAATATTCCTGTAACAACGGGGAATAGCTATACTGTGGCCTCAGCTTTAGAAGGGACAGAAAAGGCAGCAAATATTATGGGACATGATTTTAAAAATTGTGAAGTTACAGTAGTTGGAGCAACAGGATCCATTGGTTCTTTAATTTCTAGGGTGTTAGCTAGTAAAGTTAAAAATCTTAATTTAGTTGGTAGAAATGAAGAGAAATTGGAATTACTAGCAGGTAGAATTTATGATGAAACAAAAAATAATGTAAAAATATACTGTGATTTACATAAATGCATAAAAAAATCTGATGTCATTGTTTCCGTCTCAGCTGCCGTTGATCAAATTATCCAACCAGAATTTTTAAAACCTGGTGCAGTTATTTGTGATGTGGCAAGGCCAAGGGATGTTTCAAAACAAGTTCAGGAAAAAAGAAAAGATGTTTTAGTTATTGAAGGTGGACTAATTGAAGTTCCTGGTGATGTAAATTTTAATTTTAATTTTGGATTTCCACCTAAAACTGCCTATGCCTGTATGGCTGAAACCATGATTTTAGCCCTTGAAGAAAAATTTGAGAGCTTTACTTTAGGAAGAGATTTAACATATGAGCAACTTGAGGAAATTACGGGGTTAGCAAAAAAACATGGCTTTAAACTGGCTGGGTTTAGAAGTTTTGAAAGGGCTGTAACCGATGAACAAATAGAACAAATAAAAGAAAATGCAAAAATTAATTTATTAAATAACCAAAAAAAGTTGCAAGAGTTTGACAAAAGGTTATAA
- the greA gene encoding transcription elongation factor GreA → MSNKEIILTPSGLKKLEEELEYLKSTKRREVAERIKVAISYGDISENSEYDDAKNEQAFVEGRILTLEKMLRNAKIIDEGDVNREVVNVGCTVVLKDLEYDEDLEYTIVGSAESNPNDNKISNESPVGKAIIGKPVGSIVEVAVPEGTIKYKIISIK, encoded by the coding sequence ATGAGTAATAAGGAAATTATTTTAACACCATCAGGTTTAAAAAAACTTGAAGAAGAATTAGAGTATCTTAAATCAACTAAACGTAGAGAAGTAGCTGAAAGGATTAAAGTTGCTATTAGTTATGGAGATATTAGTGAAAACTCAGAATATGATGATGCCAAAAATGAACAAGCATTCGTTGAAGGAAGAATTTTGACTTTAGAAAAAATGTTAAGAAATGCAAAGATTATCGATGAAGGTGATGTAAATAGAGAAGTAGTAAATGTAGGTTGTACTGTAGTTTTAAAAGATTTAGAGTATGACGAAGATTTAGAATATACTATTGTCGGGTCTGCAGAATCTAATCCAAACGATAATAAGATTTCTAATGAATCTCCTGTTGGTAAAGCTATTATCGGTAAGCCAGTGGGAAGTATTGTTGAAGTTGCGGTACCTGAAGGGACTATAAAGTACAAAATTATTTCTATTAAATAA